A single window of Arcobacter sp. CECT 8983 DNA harbors:
- a CDS encoding threonine/serine exporter ThrE family protein: MNNITYEEQTKITRAIIKAAVLMLEFGAESKLIEDTAQRIGKALGVDSVEVSLIPSAIVLSTLSNNQTQSVTTTRRAHHKPINMSIVCDVQKMCIDVEKYKKDVDYVFTTIKEIQPNHYNRWLVVFMVGLSCASFSYLYGADLNGFLITFVAASVGMYVRHVMAKKQFVLIISFGLTAFVATLIASTSQIFELSSTPNIVMTSSIILLAPGFPFVNSVLDAVKGYLSMGWGRWMQALLLSIATSIGIILAFALLSMRGW; the protein is encoded by the coding sequence ATGAATAATATTACATACGAAGAACAAACAAAAATTACAAGAGCCATAATAAAAGCAGCTGTTTTAATGCTTGAATTTGGAGCAGAAAGCAAACTTATTGAAGATACAGCACAAAGAATAGGAAAAGCTTTAGGAGTTGACTCTGTTGAAGTATCACTTATTCCTTCAGCTATTGTTTTAAGTACACTAAGCAATAATCAAACACAATCAGTAACTACTACAAGAAGAGCCCACCACAAACCAATAAATATGTCTATTGTTTGTGATGTTCAAAAGATGTGTATTGATGTTGAAAAATATAAAAAAGACGTTGATTATGTTTTTACTACAATAAAAGAGATTCAACCAAATCACTATAATAGGTGGCTAGTTGTTTTTATGGTCGGATTATCATGTGCTTCTTTTTCTTATCTTTATGGAGCAGATTTAAATGGTTTTTTAATCACATTTGTAGCAGCTAGTGTTGGTATGTATGTAAGACATGTTATGGCTAAAAAACAGTTTGTCTTAATTATTAGTTTTGGACTTACTGCTTTTGTGGCAACACTAATAGCTAGTACTTCACAAATATTTGAATTAAGTTCAACACCAAATATTGTTATGACTTCTAGTATTATTTTACTAGCTCCTGGGTTTCCTTTTGTAAACTCAGTTTTAGATGCAGTAAAAGGATATCTTTCTATGGGTTGGGGTCGTTGGATGCAAGCACTTTTACTAAGTATTGCTACTTCTATAGGTATTATCTTAGCCTTTGCACTTCTTAGCATGAGAGGTTGGTAA
- a CDS encoding DedA family protein, whose protein sequence is MLHDIVDFIVQTVGDLGYIGIFIMMFLESSFFPFPSEVVMIPAGYLVYNGEMNMFAAIFAGIAGSLAGALFNYFLAIKYGRAFLIRYGKYFFISADTIVKVELFFKDHGHISTFSGRLIPAVRQYISFPAGLARMNLLTFSIYTSLGAAIWVVILTMLGYFIGGNEALIKEYLRYIIIAILIGLIIMAYWYYKRRKK, encoded by the coding sequence ATGCTACATGATATAGTTGATTTTATTGTGCAAACTGTTGGAGACTTAGGTTATATTGGAATATTTATAATGATGTTTTTAGAAAGTTCATTTTTCCCTTTTCCTAGTGAAGTAGTTATGATTCCAGCTGGATACTTAGTTTATAATGGTGAAATGAATATGTTTGCAGCAATTTTTGCAGGTATTGCAGGTAGCTTAGCAGGAGCACTATTTAACTATTTTTTAGCAATAAAATATGGAAGAGCTTTTTTAATAAGATATGGAAAATACTTTTTTATTAGTGCCGATACTATTGTCAAAGTAGAGCTTTTCTTTAAAGACCATGGGCATATCTCAACTTTTTCAGGAAGACTTATTCCAGCAGTAAGACAATACATCTCTTTCCCTGCTGGATTAGCAAGAATGAATCTTTTAACTTTTTCTATTTATACAAGCTTAGGTGCTGCTATTTGGGTTGTTATTTTAACAATGCTAGGATATTTCATAGGGGGCAATGAGGCTTTAATCAAAGAGTATTTAAGATATATTATTATTGCAATTTTAATAGGTCTTATAATAATGGCTTATTGGTATTATAAAAGAAGAAAAAAATAA
- a CDS encoding threonine/serine exporter family protein, which translates to MDSLLATYILNAIFSAIPAVGFAMVFNVPRNALVYCAIGGAVGYTTRYALMHLNMPIELATFLASTLIGVIALYWSRKYIVPRPVYTIASIIPLLPGTYAFTAIINLLQMNAQGVSPELITMFIDNGLKAVIILSGIGFGLAIPSLVFMRYNRPII; encoded by the coding sequence ATGGATAGTTTATTAGCTACATACATCTTAAATGCTATTTTTTCAGCAATCCCTGCTGTTGGCTTTGCAATGGTTTTTAATGTTCCAAGAAATGCATTAGTTTATTGTGCAATTGGTGGAGCAGTTGGATATACTACTAGGTATGCTCTTATGCATTTAAATATGCCAATTGAACTTGCTACTTTTTTAGCTTCAACATTAATTGGAGTTATTGCTTTATATTGGTCAAGAAAATATATAGTTCCAAGACCTGTTTATACTATTGCTTCTATAATTCCTTTACTTCCTGGAACATATGCTTTTACAGCTATTATAAACTTACTTCAAATGAATGCTCAAGGAGTTTCACCTGAACTAATTACTATGTTTATTGATAATGGCTTAAAAGCAGTTATTATTTTAAGTGGAATTGGCTTTGGCTTAGCTATTCCTTCCCTTGTATTTATGAGATATAATAGGCCTATTATTTAA
- a CDS encoding SdiA-regulated domain-containing protein, with protein MKNLFLFLILAMFCANLYAKEKTIAKIPEASGIVYSKKSNTLFVVNDEGTIYELSLKGKIKREKKLGDYDLEGITLDEKKNILLLANEEDDEIIFLNKKDFSIIKKIKIKDTYKGVKVLKRGKNGIEGITLYKNKIYVSNQSNKPYPKEDSSVVVILDNKSNKKLKIKDIIDHGYKDIAGLCFYNDFLYLVSDDANLLIKYDINSKKVVKEYKLSKKYAQEGITFDKKGNLYIADDKGKILKLKLDE; from the coding sequence ATGAAAAACCTCTTTTTATTTTTAATACTTGCTATGTTTTGTGCAAACCTTTATGCAAAAGAAAAAACAATAGCAAAAATTCCAGAAGCCTCAGGTATAGTTTATAGCAAAAAATCAAATACCCTTTTTGTAGTAAATGATGAAGGTACTATTTATGAATTATCTTTAAAAGGAAAAATAAAAAGAGAAAAAAAATTAGGTGATTATGATTTAGAAGGTATAACTCTAGATGAGAAAAAAAATATATTACTACTTGCAAATGAAGAAGATGATGAAATCATTTTTTTAAATAAAAAAGACTTTTCAATAATCAAAAAAATTAAGATAAAAGACACCTATAAAGGTGTAAAAGTACTTAAAAGGGGTAAAAATGGAATCGAAGGAATTACTCTTTATAAAAATAAAATCTATGTTTCAAACCAATCTAATAAACCATACCCGAAAGAAGACTCATCAGTTGTTGTTATTTTAGACAACAAAAGTAATAAAAAACTAAAAATAAAAGATATAATAGACCATGGATATAAAGATATTGCAGGACTTTGCTTTTACAATGATTTTTTATATTTAGTAAGCGATGATGCCAATTTGTTAATTAAATATGATATAAATTCAAAAAAAGTAGTAAAAGAGTATAAGTTATCAAAAAAGTATGCACAAGAAGGAATAACTTTTGATAAAAAAGGGAATCTTTATATTGCAGATGATAAGGGAAAAATTTTAAAACTAAAATTAGATGAATAA